In one Silene latifolia isolate original U9 population chromosome 10, ASM4854445v1, whole genome shotgun sequence genomic region, the following are encoded:
- the LOC141608134 gene encoding uncharacterized protein LOC141608134 produces MKDDFLDPEFSYLKDLKVKDLRLNEEGWKEDMVKLLFKDQCAERILAIPSCRSRRRDEVHWIHTSCGSYTVKSGYGILFSRFMERKGSSKDRMRISDFGRKFCKFRLWQLPGPQMWKVLVWKILTGSLPVGKEFLKRNLLTDHSCHLCSMNRQEIESLEHLFRDCCVVSRIWAGSQLGLNTNWVSHLSIGEWIITWILYFDMLEESEQRILQFLATLWNIWVLRNNIIFRGTNFYPRLFFENGSHLVSIAIRANQVDASWYRTYEAAIGWVAFDMGGNILFEGGVKMRAESLQAEAMNIRRVLDWARDRGMLHLEVVTDFLQLVYQIAGIERTHHLIKGILDDITSSTSCFHCLCFSFLPRGLNRIAHGLARQAMEM; encoded by the exons ATGAAAGATGATTTTTTGGATCCGGAGTTTAGTTATTTGAAGGATTTGAAGGTGAAGGACCTTAGACTAAATGAGGAGGGCTGGAAAGAGGATATGGTTAAGCTTCTGTTTAAGGACCAGTGTGCAGAAAGAATCCTTGCTATTCCTTCATGTAGGTCTAGAAGAAGAGATGAGGTCCATTGGATCCATACTAGTTGTGGTTCATACACAGTTAAGAGTGGTTACGGGATTTTGTTTAGTCGATTTATGGAACGGAAAGGGTCAAGCAAAGATCGGATGAGAATAAGTGATTTTGGTAGGAAATTCTGCAAGTTTAGGTTATGGCAGCTTCCTGGTCCTCAGATGTGGAAGGTCTTAGTATGGAAAATCTTAACTGGTTCGCTTCCTGTAGGGAAAGAATTTCTCAAAAGGAATCTGCTGACCGATCACTCGTGTCATCTTTGTTCCATGAATAGGCAGGAGATCGAATCCTTGGAACATTTGTTTAGGGATTGTTGTGTTGTTTCCCGGATTTGGGCAGGTTCTCAACTAGGGCTCAATACAAATTGGGTTTCACATCTGAGTATTGGAGAGTGGATAATTACTTGGATTTTATATTTTGACATGCTGGAGGAAAGTGAGCAGCGGATCCTACAGTTTCTTGCTACGCTATGGAATATATGGGTTTTGCGCAATAATATTATTTTTAGAGGTACAAATTTCTACCCTCGATTGTTCTTTGAAAACGGCTCGCATTTGGTTAGTATAGCTATTCGTGCTAATCAG GTGGATGCGAGTTGGTATAGAACGTATGAGGCGGCGATTGGATGGGTGGCATTTGATATGGGAGGGAATATCCTTTTTGAAGGGGGAGTCAAGATGAGAGCGGAATCATTACAAGCAGAGGCGATGAATATCAGGAGGGTTTTGGATTGGGCACGTGATCGTGGAATGCTGCATTTGGAAGTGGTCACGGATTTCCTCCAACTCGTTTATCAAATTGCAGGAATTGAGCGCACACATCATCTTATCAAAGGGATCCTGGATGATATCACTAGTTCTACTTCATgctttcattgtttatgttttaGTTTCTTACCTAGAGGTTTAAATAGAATTGCTCATGGTCTTGCACGCCAGGCCATGGAAATGTAG